The genomic interval GGGGTCGCTCATCTGCGGGCATGACGGCATTGTGGTGGAATCGGCGCTGGGGGCGCGGTTCAACGCGCACGAGATGGCGGCGCTCGTTTCGTCCGTCCATCTGGCGGTGGCGAACGGCGTGGAAGATTTCAAATTTAACCGCGCAAACCGCTACCAGATGGCCTCCCGGAACGGTTCGCTGGTTGTCTGCGATTTGGGGCGCGGCCTCTTCGTGGCGGCGCTGGCCGGGGGAACCGAAGTGGCGGCCATTAACGCGGAAATATTCCAGGCCGCAAACGAGATAAAAAAACACGCCAACTTGGGGTAGAATCCCCTTGTGGTTCAGATTAACTTTGCCCGCCGGGAAATAAGCTGCAAGATCGTCTTTTACGGTCCCGGCATGAGCGGCAAAACCACCAACCTCCAGGTGATTCACCAAAAAGCCCCCAAAGAAAGCAAGGGGGACCTTATCGCCATCGCCACGGAAGGGGACCGCACGCTCTTTTTCGATTTCCTGCCGCTCGACCTGGGGCAGGTGAAGGGGATGAACACCAAGTTCCAGCTCTATACCGTGCCGGGGCAGGTCTACTACGCCAGCACCCGCAAACTGGTGCTGCAGGGGGCCGACGGGGTGGTGTTCGTGGCCGACTCGCAAAAGAAAAAACTGGATGAAAATATCGAGGCGCTCAAAGATCTCGAGACGAGCCTCAAAGAGTACGGCATCGACATGAAAAGTTTCCCGTTGGTCATCCAGTGGAACAAGCGGGATTTGCCGGACGCGGCGGAGATACCCTGGCTGGAAGAACGCATCAATTGGACAAAGGCCGTCACCACCGAGGCGGTGGCCGCCCGCGGCGACGGGGTGATGCAAACGCTCAAAGTCGCGGCCAAGCTGGTGCTCGACCACATCAACTCCAAGGGGAGCGAAATTTCAGGCTCCTCGGCGCCGCCCGCGGCCGCCGCCGCGGCCCCCAAAAAGGAAGAAGTGGTGGTGGCGCTGGTGAACGGCGGCAAGGTGACGCGCAATTATTTTGTGAATTACTGCCAGACGCAGTACCGCCTTGCCGCCCCCGGCGAGGTGGAGGATTTCAAGCGGTTTTCGCGCGAAGAGGATATGGCCCAGCTCAACGGCCTTATCAACCAGATGCTGCTGATGCAGGAGGCCAAGAAAAACGCCATGGCCATCGATAAAAAACAGATCGAGGGACAGGTGGTGTCGTTCGCGCGGAAGTTCGGTTCGATGGAAAAATTCAACCAATGGCTCGACGCGCGCCACCTCACGATGGACGCGGTGAAAAACGAAGCGGTGAAAAACATCATCATCACCATGATGCTCAAGGGCAAATACGGCGATGTGGCCGCCGAACTGGCCGTGGCCCCCGCCGAAGCCGCGGCCTACCACGATTCGCACCAGCAGGCGTTTCCCGGCGGCCTGGAAAAGCACCAGGAGCGGATCGTTCAAATACTCAAAAACAAGAAAAAGAAAAAGATGCTGGACGACCTCTACGCAGCCCTGAGAAAAGATGCGAAAATTGAAATGTTTGAGGATAAACTACAGTAATGACCACCGATGAGAATTTAAGGTCCCGGCGGCTGGTTTTCTACAAGGAAACCGTCGATCAGATCGACGCGCTGCTCAAAGACTTCCTCCGTTTGTCGAAGGCTAAAAGCATTTACTTCATCGACAAGGAAGGGCACGCGGTGACCCAGACGGGGGATACCGCCGGCGTCAATCCCGAAGCGCTCTCCGCCCTCGTGGCCGGCAGTTTCTCCGCCACGCGCGAGCTGGCCAAAGTGCTGGGCGAGTCCGAGTTCAATACGATGTCGCACAAGGGGGACAAGGGACAAATCAACGTCACGCTGGTGGGCCGCCGCTCCATGCTGGTCGTGCTGTTCGACGAAAAAACCACCGCCGGGATGGTGGCGCTCTACCTCAAGGAATTGGGCGAGAAAGTGGCAAAGCTGCTGGACGTGGCGGAACGCCAGCAGGCGATGAAGACAAAAGACGATACCGAACCGCTGGGTGAAGAGTACAACGTCTCCTTGCAGGAAAAGCTTGACCAGCTTTTCGAGGACTGACATATGCGGCGGCTGATTCTTCTTTTGGCTGCGGTGGGGACATTCCATGCCGCCGCGTTCGCCGCCGGACAGGTGCCGGTGGCCACGGTGACGGAAGGGGGGTTCGCCGCCCTGCCCGAACTGGCCGAAACGGTGCGTCAACTGGACGCGGCGGTCACCGCCGGCAACGGGCCCGATGCCGAACAGAAGCTGGCGGCGCTGCGCGACTGGAAGGGGCGGCTGTCGGCCCAGAACCTCTATTTTGTTTCGGACTATTTCCTCGCCCGCTCGTACACCCTGGCGCGCGAGGGCAAGCCGGCCGAAGCGGCGGTTGCCGCGCGGATGGCGACGGATATTTCGCCGGATTATGCCCGCGCATGGATATTTCTCGCAAAGCGCAATTTCGACCGCGAGGCCGCCGATTTCAGCGGCTGGTCAAACCCGTTGCAGGCCGCCGCCAAGGCATACTTCGCCGATCCGCTGGCCAAGCGCGCCCTCGGCTATAACCTGACCGCGCTGGCGGTGTTTTCCGTAATCATGGCCTTTGCCGCATATGCCGCCGCTGCCGCCGCGGCGTTCCGCCATCCGCTGGTGCAGGATATCCGGCGCCTATTCCCGCTGGAGGCCGCCGCCAAGGCCGCCGCGGCCGCGCTGGCGATACTGCTGGCGGCGCTGGCGGCGGGGCTTGGCTGGTTCGCGGCGGCGCTGGCGCTGCCGTTGCTGCTGGCGGGCTATCTGAACTGGCGGGGACGGGCCGTGCTGGTGGCGTTCCTCGTTTTTTTCGCGGCATTGCCGCTGATCGGCGCGAAGGCGGGGAAAGGGATCGCCTTGCTGGCCGCGCGCGACGCGGGCGCGGCCAGCCGTTTCATCACCGGCGGCTTCGAGCCGGACGACATCAAAGAATTGGACGCCGCCTTGGCCAAACACCCGGACGACACCCGCCTGTTGTTCATGCTGGGGGCGATGAACCGCCGCCTGGCGCGCTACG from Nitrospinota bacterium carries:
- a CDS encoding roadblock/LC7 domain-containing protein, translating into MTTDENLRSRRLVFYKETVDQIDALLKDFLRLSKAKSIYFIDKEGHAVTQTGDTAGVNPEALSALVAGSFSATRELAKVLGESEFNTMSHKGDKGQINVTLVGRRSMLVVLFDEKTTAGMVALYLKELGEKVAKLLDVAERQQAMKTKDDTEPLGEEYNVSLQEKLDQLFED
- a CDS encoding SurA N-terminal domain-containing protein, producing MVQINFARREISCKIVFYGPGMSGKTTNLQVIHQKAPKESKGDLIAIATEGDRTLFFDFLPLDLGQVKGMNTKFQLYTVPGQVYYASTRKLVLQGADGVVFVADSQKKKLDENIEALKDLETSLKEYGIDMKSFPLVIQWNKRDLPDAAEIPWLEERINWTKAVTTEAVAARGDGVMQTLKVAAKLVLDHINSKGSEISGSSAPPAAAAAAPKKEEVVVALVNGGKVTRNYFVNYCQTQYRLAAPGEVEDFKRFSREEDMAQLNGLINQMLLMQEAKKNAMAIDKKQIEGQVVSFARKFGSMEKFNQWLDARHLTMDAVKNEAVKNIIITMMLKGKYGDVAAELAVAPAEAAAYHDSHQQAFPGGLEKHQERIVQILKNKKKKKMLDDLYAALRKDAKIEMFEDKLQ
- a CDS encoding roadblock/LC7 domain-containing protein; its protein translation is MSQLKAILEKFNRTEGVEGSLICGHDGIVVESALGARFNAHEMAALVSSVHLAVANGVEDFKFNRANRYQMASRNGSLVVCDLGRGLFVAALAGGTEVAAINAEIFQAANEIKKHANLG